One genomic region from Chelmon rostratus isolate fCheRos1 chromosome 11, fCheRos1.pri, whole genome shotgun sequence encodes:
- the sdhaf4 gene encoding succinate dehydrogenase assembly factor 4, mitochondrial, which produces MSLLRFCASTSRHIGPLSKSPAVESVFTGCSRAASGAVKDKEPLKKAKTPQGRFDNPEEKNKDVLEKFPDDVNPVTREKGGPRGPEPTRYGDWERKGRCVDF; this is translated from the exons ATGTCTCTTCTGCGGTTCTGTGCTTCAACCAGCAGACACATAGGTCCGCTGTCTAAGAGTCCGGCTGTGGAGTCTGTCTTTAcag GCTGTTCCCGTGCAGCCAGCGGAGCGGTGAAGGACAAGGAGCCGCTGAAGAAAGCCAAAACCCCGCAGGGCCGGTTTGACAACCCGGAGGAGAAGAACAAAGATGTTCTGGAAA AGTTCCCTGATGATGTGAACCCAGTAACCAGGGAGAAGGGGGGTCCTCGGGGTCCAGAGCCCACCCGCTATGGAGACTGGGAGAGAAAGGGCCGTTGTGTTGACTTCTAG
- the tlx1 gene encoding T-cell leukemia homeobox protein 1 translates to MDHIGILGAHLQQHTHVEPISFGIDQILSNVEQSCMLGARMHEPDYGHAAYNSSGSSGVNGGGFACANTGYNGTSSSCGMASLGGAYHMNMGMNGNGTNVSAAGVIRVPAHRPLSCGNASVPPMSGTINNLGTLTFPWMESNRRYTKDRFTVSLSPLTVTRRVGHPYQNRTPPKKKKPRTSFTRLQICELEKRFHRQKYLASAERAALAKALKMTDAQVKTWFQNRRTKWRRQTAEEREAERQQANRILMQLQQEAFQKTINQPVTPDPLCLQNSSLFALQNLQPWTENTAKISSVSSCD, encoded by the exons ATGGATCACATAGGGATACTGGGGGCgcatctgcagcagcacacgCACGTCGAGCCCATCAGCTTCGGCATCGATCAGATCCTCAGCAACGTGGAGCAGAGCTGCATGCTGGGCGCGAGGATGCACGAGCCGGACTACGGCCACGCGGCCTACAACAGCAGCGGGAGCAGCGGCGTGAACGGCGGCGGCTTCGCGTGCGCTAACACCGGATATAACGGTACCAGCAGCTCGTGCGGGATGGCTTCCCTCGGCGGGGCTTATCACATGAACATGGGCATGAATGGGAACGGGACTAACGTGAGCGCCGCCGGGGTCATCCGCGTCCCCGCGCACCGGCCTCTGAGCTGCGGAAACGCCTCTGTGCCGCCGATGAGCGGGACCATCAACAACCTGGGCACGCTGACATTTCCCTGGATGGAGAGCAACCGCCGCTACACCAAAGACAGGTTCACAG TGTCCCTCTCACCCCTCACTGTAACACGTCGTGTAGGTCATCCGTACCAGAACCGGACGCCTCCTAAAAAGAAGAAGCCTCGGACGTCCTTCACGCGGCTGCAGATCTGTGAGCTGGAGAAGCGCTTCCACCGGCAGAAGTACCTGGCGTCTGCTGAGCGGGCCGCCCTCGCCAAAGCCTTGAAGATGACTGACGCTCAGGTCAAAACCTGGTTCCAAAACAGACGCACCAAATGGAG GCGGCAGACGGCGGAGGAGCGGGAGGCGGAGCGGCAGCAGGCCAACAGGATCctcatgcagctgcagcaggaggcttTCCAGAAGACCATCAACCAGCCGGTCACCCCGGACCCGCTGTGCCTGCAGAACAGCTCCCTCTTCGCCCTGCAGAACCTGCAGCCCTGGACTGAAAACACCGCCAAGATCAGCAGCGTGTCGAGCTGCGATTAG